From Phycodurus eques isolate BA_2022a chromosome 13, UOR_Pequ_1.1, whole genome shotgun sequence, a single genomic window includes:
- the itga6b gene encoding integrin alpha-6b isoform X2 has protein sequence MSGGLRLLLLALLLGCGRPSSAFNLDTDNVLRKDGDPKSLFGFSIAMHRQLQPKDKRMILVGAPRAKGFSGQTATVTGGLFSCDMSSPSTGCVRVNFDNDEDTTRESKQNQWMGVTVNSQGPGGKILTCAHRYQRRTNVKTTIESRDIIGRCYVLSQDLKIDPDSSVDGGGWHFCDSRPRGHEMFGSCQQGLSATFDKDYHYLIFGAPGTYNWKGVVRLEQKNDTLLEMGIYDDGPFEAGDENEKNPDLVPVPASSYLGFSLDSGKSLTKKGQLTVVAGAPRANHSGAVVLLKKGPDTSNILLEEYTLEGEGLASSFGYDLAVLDLNGDGWEDIVVGAPQYFEKDSEIGGATYVFVNKAGKWDKVTPTRIDGPMNSMFGLAVENLGDINQDGYHDFAVGAPYDDDESGNVYIYHGSDTGLQSKKAAQILSGKPSGVTMFGYSLAGNMDLDKNSYPDLAVGSLSDAVFVYRASPVIAIKKEVSFTPKEIDLTKKNCGNNFCMNIEACFTYTANPKNYSPRLIVAYTLVVDADQRKKNLIPRAAFTQQSSSNSNYESKGTVVLDTKGRKQCITRQLTIQDNIRDKLRGVPIDVDVEIQNGKRKRRQSSAEMPPVLNANDKITTRGEVQFVKEGCGSDNICRSNLNVAYRYGSKTSDDDTFKPLPLENGVPLISLSKQKDIALEVKVTNKNGDDAHEASVVASLPRALTYSTFRGPPNVVTCTANKNGSKATCELGNPFKRDSETTFYIILGTVGISLNTTELEIDLQPETTSEQPTLAAVKAKANVAIMLQLSISGQAQPSQVQFSGKIKDQNAMKTEGDIGIPLTHQIRIINIGRRLTDFGTTTLRIDWPKTTEQNKWLLYLMKITATGVDHIECMPKSEINPLKKEVSNNRMRRASQKTQEGDEGIISRLVDKRQSKILSCDDGAKCVRIRCPLRGLDSNAVITLHSRLWNSTLLADYSKLHHVEVIVKAALHVESTRKNMVLQNAETQMRLTAFPERSEARYGGVPWWIIFLSILLALLLLALLVFLLWKCGVFGKKNKQDPSEKQKLTTNA, from the exons ATGTCAGGTGGACTGCGACTGCTGCTGCTCGCCTTGCTGCTGGGTTGCGGCCGACCGTCTTCAGCCTTCAACCTGGACACCGACAACGTCTTGCGCAAGGACGGAGATCCAAAAAGCCTGTTCGGCTTCTCCATCGCCATGCACCGGCAGCTTCAACCGAAGGATAAAAGGAT GATATTGGTCGGCGCCCCTAGAGCCAAAGGTTTCAGCGGTCAAACGGCCACAGTGACGGGGGGACTCTTCAGCTGTGACATGAGCTCACCCTCTACAGGCTGCGTGAGAGTTAACTTTGACAACGACG AGGACACCACCAGAGAAAGCAAACAGAACCAATGGATGGGGGTGACAGTCAACAGTCAGGGCCCAGGTGGCAAGATTCTG ACCTGTGCCCATCGATATCAGCGCAGGACCAATGTGAAGACCACCATCGAATCCCGGGACATCATCGGCCGCTGCTACGTGCTGAGTCAGGATTTGAAAATCGATCCTGACTCCAGCGTGGACGGAGGAGGCTGGCATTTCTGTGACAGCAGGCCGAGAGGTCACGAAATGTTCGGCTCCTGCCAGCAAGGCCTCTCTGCCACTTTCGACAAGGACTACCATTACCTCATCTTTGGGGCTCCTGGAACATACAACTGGAAAG GTGTGGTCCGTCTGGAACAAAAGAACGACACCCTCCTCGAGATGGGCATTTATGATGACGGGCCTTTCGAGGCAGGGGATGAAAACGAGAAGAACCCCGATCTCGTCCCCGTTCCTGCCAGCAGCTACCTTG GTTTCTCTCTGGACTCGGGCAAAAGTCTGACCAAAAAAGGTCAGCTGACGGTGGTGGCGGGAGCCCCCAGGGCCAACCACAGCGGCGCGGTGGTACTGCTCAAGAAAGGCCCCGATACGAGTAACATCTTGCTGGAAGAGTACACACTGGAAGGGGAGGGGCTTGCCTCATCTTTCGGGTATGACCTGGCCGTGCTGGATCTCAACGGGGACGG CTGGGAGGACATAGTGGTGGGAGCGCCTCAGTACTTTGAGAAGGACAGCGAAATCGGAGGCGCTACGTATGTCTTCGTAAACAAAGCCGGAAAATGGGACAAGGTCACCCCCACCAGGATAGACGGCCCGATGAACTCCATGTTTGGCCTGGCTGTGGAAAATCTGGGAGACATCAACCAGGATGGTTACCATG ATTTTGCAGTGGGAGCCCCATATGACGATGACGAGTCAGGAAATGTCTACATCTACCATGGATCAGACACAGGACTCCAGTCCAAAAAAGCTGCACAG ATTTTGTCTGGCAAGCCTTCAGGTGTGACGATGTTTGGCTACTCCTTAGCGGGTAACATGGATCTGGACAAGAACTCCTACCCCGACCTGGCTGTCGGATCCCTCTCTGATGCCGTCTTTGTCTACAG AGCCAGTCCGGTCATCGCCATCAAGAAGGAAGTCAGTTTCACACCAAAGGAAATTGACCTGACAAAGAAGAACTGTGGGAACAACTTCTG CATGAACATTGAAGCTTGCTTCACCTACACTGCCAACCCCAAGAACTACTCTCCCAGACTGA TTGTTGCATACACCCTGGTGGTCGATGCCGACCAAAGGAAGAAGAATCTAATCCCCAGGGCCGCCTTCACTCAGCAGTCGTCCTCTAACAGCAACTACGAATCCAAAGGGACCGTCGTCTTGGACACCAAAGGAAGGAAGCAGTGCATCACACGCCAGCTGACCATACAG GACAATATTCGTGACAAACTTCGAGGGGTACCCATCGATGTGGATGTGGAGATCCAGAACGGCAAACGCAAACGCAGACAGAGCTCCGCCGAAATGCCGCCTGTCCTCAATGCCAATGACAAAATAACAACACGTGGAGAG GTGCAATTTGTGAAGGAGGGTTGTGGCAGTGACAATATTTGCCGCAGTAACTTGAACGTGGCGTATCGCTACGGCTCCAAGACATCAGATGATGACACCTTCAAGCCGTTACCatt GGAGAACGGTGTGCCACTGATCTCGCTTAGCAAGCAGAAGGACATCGCTTTGGAGGTCAAGGTGACCAATAAGAACGGAGATGACGCACACGAGGCGTCAGTGGTCGCTTCCCTCCCACGTGCCCTCACATACTCTACATTCCGCGGCCCACCCAAT GTAGTAACTTGCACGGCCAATAAGAACGGCTCTAAGGCGACTTGTGAGCTTGGAAACCCATTCAAACGGGATTCTGAG ACAACTTTCTACATTATTCTGGGAACAGTTGGCATCTCATTAAACACCACTGAACTGGAAATTGATCTTCAACCTGAAAC AACCAGCGAGCAGCCGACGCTAGCCGCCGTTAAAGCAAAGGCAAACGTGGCCATCATGTTGCAGCTGTCTATATCAGG GCAAGCTCAGCCCTCACAGGTGcaattttcaggaaaaatcAAAGATCAGAATGCAATGAAGACTGAAGGTGACATCGGAATTCCCCTCACACATCAGATCAGA atTATCAACATTGGAAGGCGCTTGACTGACTTTGGCACGACCACCCTGCGTATTGACTGGCCCAAGACCACGGAGCAGAACAAGTGGCTGCTCTACTTGATGAAGATCACCGCCACGGGTGTGGACCATATTGAATGTATGCCAAAATCGGAGATAAATCCTCTCAAAAAG gaAGTCAGCAACAACAGGATGAGAAGGGCTTCACAAAAGACCCAGGAAGGTGATGAAGGAATTATTTCACGTTTGGTGGACAAGAGGCAATCTAAAATtctg TCATGTGACGACGGGGCTAAATGTGTGAGGATCAGGTGTCCGCTGCGAGGGTTGGACAGTAACGCAGTCATCACGCTTCACTCTCGCCTCTGGAACAGCACATTGTTGGCG GATTACAGCAAACTGCATCATGTGGAGGTGATTGTCAAGGCGGCTCTGCATGTTGAAAGCACAAGAAAGAACATGGTGCTGCAGAATGCTGAAACACAG ATGAGACTGACTGCTTTCCCTGAGAGGAGTGAGGCCCGATATGGAGGAGTTCCATGGTGGATCATTTTCTTGTCTATTCTTCTCGCACTGCTCTTACTGGCTCTGTTGGTTTTCCTTCTCTGGAAG TGTGGAGTCTTTgggaaaaagaacaaacagGACCCATCAGAAAAACAGAAGCTGACAACAAATGCgtaa
- the itga6b gene encoding integrin alpha-6b isoform X1 translates to MSGGLRLLLLALLLGCGRPSSAFNLDTDNVLRKDGDPKSLFGFSIAMHRQLQPKDKRMILVGAPRAKGFSGQTATVTGGLFSCDMSSPSTGCVRVNFDNDEDTTRESKQNQWMGVTVNSQGPGGKILTCAHRYQRRTNVKTTIESRDIIGRCYVLSQDLKIDPDSSVDGGGWHFCDSRPRGHEMFGSCQQGLSATFDKDYHYLIFGAPGTYNWKGVVRLEQKNDTLLEMGIYDDGPFEAGDENEKNPDLVPVPASSYLGFSLDSGKSLTKKGQLTVVAGAPRANHSGAVVLLKKGPDTSNILLEEYTLEGEGLASSFGYDLAVLDLNGDGWEDIVVGAPQYFEKDSEIGGATYVFVNKAGKWDKVTPTRIDGPMNSMFGLAVENLGDINQDGYHDFAVGAPYDDDESGNVYIYHGSDTGLQSKKAAQILSGKPSGVTMFGYSLAGNMDLDKNSYPDLAVGSLSDAVFVYRASPVIAIKKEVSFTPKEIDLTKKNCGNNFCMNIEACFTYTANPKNYSPRLIVAYTLVVDADQRKKNLIPRAAFTQQSSSNSNYESKGTVVLDTKGRKQCITRQLTIQDNIRDKLRGVPIDVDVEIQNGKRKRRQSSAEMPPVLNANDKITTRGEVQFVKEGCGSDNICRSNLNVAYRYGSKTSDDDTFKPLPLENGVPLISLSKQKDIALEVKVTNKNGDDAHEASVVASLPRALTYSTFRGPPNVVTCTANKNGSKATCELGNPFKRDSETTFYIILGTVGISLNTTELEIDLQPETTSEQPTLAAVKAKANVAIMLQLSISGQAQPSQVQFSGKIKDQNAMKTEGDIGIPLTHQIRIINIGRRLTDFGTTTLRIDWPKTTEQNKWLLYLMKITATGVDHIECMPKSEINPLKKEVSNNRMRRASQKTQEGDEGIISRLVDKRQSKILSCDDGAKCVRIRCPLRGLDSNAVITLHSRLWNSTLLADYSKLHHVEVIVKAALHVESTRKNMVLQNAETQMRLTAFPERSEARYGGVPWWIIFLSILLALLLLALLVFLLWKCGFFKRAKHEDKVPSYNAVRIKREDRDVNADWQNLEKKSWVTTWHDNEHYS, encoded by the exons ATGTCAGGTGGACTGCGACTGCTGCTGCTCGCCTTGCTGCTGGGTTGCGGCCGACCGTCTTCAGCCTTCAACCTGGACACCGACAACGTCTTGCGCAAGGACGGAGATCCAAAAAGCCTGTTCGGCTTCTCCATCGCCATGCACCGGCAGCTTCAACCGAAGGATAAAAGGAT GATATTGGTCGGCGCCCCTAGAGCCAAAGGTTTCAGCGGTCAAACGGCCACAGTGACGGGGGGACTCTTCAGCTGTGACATGAGCTCACCCTCTACAGGCTGCGTGAGAGTTAACTTTGACAACGACG AGGACACCACCAGAGAAAGCAAACAGAACCAATGGATGGGGGTGACAGTCAACAGTCAGGGCCCAGGTGGCAAGATTCTG ACCTGTGCCCATCGATATCAGCGCAGGACCAATGTGAAGACCACCATCGAATCCCGGGACATCATCGGCCGCTGCTACGTGCTGAGTCAGGATTTGAAAATCGATCCTGACTCCAGCGTGGACGGAGGAGGCTGGCATTTCTGTGACAGCAGGCCGAGAGGTCACGAAATGTTCGGCTCCTGCCAGCAAGGCCTCTCTGCCACTTTCGACAAGGACTACCATTACCTCATCTTTGGGGCTCCTGGAACATACAACTGGAAAG GTGTGGTCCGTCTGGAACAAAAGAACGACACCCTCCTCGAGATGGGCATTTATGATGACGGGCCTTTCGAGGCAGGGGATGAAAACGAGAAGAACCCCGATCTCGTCCCCGTTCCTGCCAGCAGCTACCTTG GTTTCTCTCTGGACTCGGGCAAAAGTCTGACCAAAAAAGGTCAGCTGACGGTGGTGGCGGGAGCCCCCAGGGCCAACCACAGCGGCGCGGTGGTACTGCTCAAGAAAGGCCCCGATACGAGTAACATCTTGCTGGAAGAGTACACACTGGAAGGGGAGGGGCTTGCCTCATCTTTCGGGTATGACCTGGCCGTGCTGGATCTCAACGGGGACGG CTGGGAGGACATAGTGGTGGGAGCGCCTCAGTACTTTGAGAAGGACAGCGAAATCGGAGGCGCTACGTATGTCTTCGTAAACAAAGCCGGAAAATGGGACAAGGTCACCCCCACCAGGATAGACGGCCCGATGAACTCCATGTTTGGCCTGGCTGTGGAAAATCTGGGAGACATCAACCAGGATGGTTACCATG ATTTTGCAGTGGGAGCCCCATATGACGATGACGAGTCAGGAAATGTCTACATCTACCATGGATCAGACACAGGACTCCAGTCCAAAAAAGCTGCACAG ATTTTGTCTGGCAAGCCTTCAGGTGTGACGATGTTTGGCTACTCCTTAGCGGGTAACATGGATCTGGACAAGAACTCCTACCCCGACCTGGCTGTCGGATCCCTCTCTGATGCCGTCTTTGTCTACAG AGCCAGTCCGGTCATCGCCATCAAGAAGGAAGTCAGTTTCACACCAAAGGAAATTGACCTGACAAAGAAGAACTGTGGGAACAACTTCTG CATGAACATTGAAGCTTGCTTCACCTACACTGCCAACCCCAAGAACTACTCTCCCAGACTGA TTGTTGCATACACCCTGGTGGTCGATGCCGACCAAAGGAAGAAGAATCTAATCCCCAGGGCCGCCTTCACTCAGCAGTCGTCCTCTAACAGCAACTACGAATCCAAAGGGACCGTCGTCTTGGACACCAAAGGAAGGAAGCAGTGCATCACACGCCAGCTGACCATACAG GACAATATTCGTGACAAACTTCGAGGGGTACCCATCGATGTGGATGTGGAGATCCAGAACGGCAAACGCAAACGCAGACAGAGCTCCGCCGAAATGCCGCCTGTCCTCAATGCCAATGACAAAATAACAACACGTGGAGAG GTGCAATTTGTGAAGGAGGGTTGTGGCAGTGACAATATTTGCCGCAGTAACTTGAACGTGGCGTATCGCTACGGCTCCAAGACATCAGATGATGACACCTTCAAGCCGTTACCatt GGAGAACGGTGTGCCACTGATCTCGCTTAGCAAGCAGAAGGACATCGCTTTGGAGGTCAAGGTGACCAATAAGAACGGAGATGACGCACACGAGGCGTCAGTGGTCGCTTCCCTCCCACGTGCCCTCACATACTCTACATTCCGCGGCCCACCCAAT GTAGTAACTTGCACGGCCAATAAGAACGGCTCTAAGGCGACTTGTGAGCTTGGAAACCCATTCAAACGGGATTCTGAG ACAACTTTCTACATTATTCTGGGAACAGTTGGCATCTCATTAAACACCACTGAACTGGAAATTGATCTTCAACCTGAAAC AACCAGCGAGCAGCCGACGCTAGCCGCCGTTAAAGCAAAGGCAAACGTGGCCATCATGTTGCAGCTGTCTATATCAGG GCAAGCTCAGCCCTCACAGGTGcaattttcaggaaaaatcAAAGATCAGAATGCAATGAAGACTGAAGGTGACATCGGAATTCCCCTCACACATCAGATCAGA atTATCAACATTGGAAGGCGCTTGACTGACTTTGGCACGACCACCCTGCGTATTGACTGGCCCAAGACCACGGAGCAGAACAAGTGGCTGCTCTACTTGATGAAGATCACCGCCACGGGTGTGGACCATATTGAATGTATGCCAAAATCGGAGATAAATCCTCTCAAAAAG gaAGTCAGCAACAACAGGATGAGAAGGGCTTCACAAAAGACCCAGGAAGGTGATGAAGGAATTATTTCACGTTTGGTGGACAAGAGGCAATCTAAAATtctg TCATGTGACGACGGGGCTAAATGTGTGAGGATCAGGTGTCCGCTGCGAGGGTTGGACAGTAACGCAGTCATCACGCTTCACTCTCGCCTCTGGAACAGCACATTGTTGGCG GATTACAGCAAACTGCATCATGTGGAGGTGATTGTCAAGGCGGCTCTGCATGTTGAAAGCACAAGAAAGAACATGGTGCTGCAGAATGCTGAAACACAG ATGAGACTGACTGCTTTCCCTGAGAGGAGTGAGGCCCGATATGGAGGAGTTCCATGGTGGATCATTTTCTTGTCTATTCTTCTCGCACTGCTCTTACTGGCTCTGTTGGTTTTCCTTCTCTGGAAG TGTGGCTTCTTCAAGCGGGCCAAACACGAAGACAAGGTTCCCAGTTACAACGCAGTTCGGATTAAACGGGAGGACAGAGACGTAAACGCGGATTGGCAAAACCTGGAAAAGAAATCCTGGGTGACAACCTGGCACGACAACGAACATTATTCTTAA